In the genome of Roseofilum casamattae BLCC-M143, the window TCTCCCATGTCGGTGAGGGAGCCACCGCTAATATTAATGATGTGGGCGCCGTTTTCGGCAGCTTGTTCGATGGCGCGGGAGAGGTCGAGTTGGGAGAGTTTGCGGTTGTCGTCGGCGAAGACGGGGGCGAGAAGTCCGCGACATTGAGGGGCGATGCCGGGAATTTCGGTTTCCGGTTGTCCGAAGATGAGGCTGGCGATGTGAGTGCCGTGAGCAGACATTTGTCCGGCTGTGGCTTGGTGCTGGACGAGGGTGGAGAGGCGGGTGAGGTTGGCACTGTTAAAGCAGGGGTGGTTGGTATCGACGACTCCATCGAGGACGGCGACGGTTATTTCGGAGGAACCTTGGGTGCGTTTTTGTAAGGCGGCGAGTCCGGGAATTTTCAGTTGAGACATTGAGCGATCGGGGTCAGTTATGCGTATTGGCTTATATTTTCTCTAGGGCAAGTTTCAGAGTTTGTGGAGAAGGTAATGGTTTATTGTCCTGATGGTAACTCTGAATTAAGTCTTCTAGAACTTCTTGCGCATTTTGCAGGGCTTCTTCATAAGTGCTGCCGTGAGTTCGCGCATATTTACCCCATTCAGGTAAGCTGACAATATAGGCATTATCTTCTTCCGACCATTGAATTAAAATGCTATATTTCATCAGTTCCCTTATTTTTTTGGGCATCTTATCACTAACGATGGCAGTTACGAACGCTTAACCGATGATGGGTTAACGCAGTGGCATCCGGTTTTTTTGCAACTGGGCAGTAGCTTGGAGGAATGTGCCAAGAAATATAAGGGGTTCTGCCAACGGTATCAGCCGAAGAAGAAGACCCCAACTCGATGCCACTGGGGGTGTAAGCTGTTGGCTGGGGTTCCCTTCTCCTCGGCTGGGGGTTCTACGACTAACACCCAAAAACCTAAGTCTCGTTTAACTTCTCCCCCGTGCCAGGTATCGGAATGCCCTGAACTAACAAGGGTTGTACGTCAATTCATCGGGGCGAACCGTGCGCCGTGGCAAGTAGAAAAAGACTTTTGACACTTTTTGAGATGAGTGCTAGAATAAGGGAGACTACTCTGCTTCGTCCCCCGCAAAAGGAGTCCCCCACATTGTTGCTATGTGGTGGCTTAGTGCTGGTGCGATCATCGCATTGCCATCACGAGAAACGGTAGCCATAGCCACATTTTCCCGCTTCACGGGAGCCACAGTTACGGGAGTCAGTTTTTTGGTTTTCATAATCTTTCTTCCTCAATAAGGGTTCTTGGGGATTACTCTAATCT includes:
- a CDS encoding type II toxin-antitoxin system HicB family antitoxin; translated protein: MKYSILIQWSEEDNAYIVSLPEWGKYARTHGSTYEEALQNAQEVLEDLIQSYHQDNKPLPSPQTLKLALEKI
- a CDS encoding anacyclamide/piricyclamide family prenylated cyclic peptide, which produces MKTKKLTPVTVAPVKRENVAMATVSRDGNAMIAPALSHHIATMWGTPFAGDEAE